Proteins from one Setaria italica strain Yugu1 chromosome V, Setaria_italica_v2.0, whole genome shotgun sequence genomic window:
- the LOC101754100 gene encoding 3-ketoacyl-CoA synthase 6, which translates to MGKLLKASYHLVVSNFLAIATVAFATAVVQRGWPFSIDGLAGWLHAQRPVHLITAAILMAAVAKLRRARRQRDVYIVEYGCFRPRPCFRAPFATCLEHARLLPYLVADKESLNFAIRLLERSGLGEETCVPYSYHYMPPDRSLDAAREETELVIFSAIDDVLAKTAVKPEEIDVLIVNCSIFTPTPVFADMVVNRYKLRPGVQTLNLSGMGCGAGLISVGLAKNLLQVAAPGTHVLTVSTEILSSQYYVGSERAMLLPNCLFRMGAAATILSNSPERARFKLGRIVRTMTAARDADYRCIFQEEDDKGMRGVRLSKDLTTTAGGALKRNIVAFGPLVLPISEQLLVALSLLKRKLLSRLGSKVRLYRPDFRTAFEHFCIHAGGRAVIDEVQRGLGLSDEDVEASRMTLHRFGNTSSSLVMYELAYTEAKGRMRKGDRVWMISFGAGFECSCVALECVRTAAAADGPWVDCIHRYPVQLPDVAKDI; encoded by the coding sequence ATGGGAAAGCTCCTCAAAGCTTCGTACCACCTCGTTGTGAGCAACTTCCTCGCCATCGCCACGGTGGCGTTTGCCACCGCCGTGGTCCAGAGAGGATGGCCGTTCAGCATCGACGGTCTCGCCGGCTGGCTACACGCCCAGCGGCCCGTCCACCTCATCACGGCGGCGATCCTGATGGCTGCCGTGGCAAAGCTCCGGCGCGCCCGCCGGCAACGGGACGTGTACATCGTGGAGTACGGCTGCTTCCGGCCGAGGCCGTGCTTCCGGGCGCCGTTCGCGACGTGCCTGGAGCACGCGCGCCTCCTGCCGTACCTTGTGGCCGACAAGGAGAGCCTGAACTTCGCGATCCGGCTGCTCGAGCGCTCGGGGCTCGGCGAGGAGACGTGCGTGCCCTACTCGTACCACTACATGCCCCCGGACCGCAGCCTCGACGCCGCCCGGGAGGAGACCGAGCTGGTCATCTTCTCGGCCATCGACGACGTGCTCGCCAAGACCGCCGTGAAGCCCGAGGAGATCGACGTGCTCATCGTCAACTGCAGCATCTTCACGCCGACGCCGGTATTCGCCGACATGGTCGTCAACAGGTACAAGCTCCGCCCCGGCGTGCAGACCCTGAACCTGTCCGGGATGGGCTGCGGCGCGGGGCTCATCTCCGTCGGCCTCGCCAAGAACCTCCtgcaggtggcggcgccgggcaCGCACGTCCTGACCGTGTCCACGGAGATCCTCTCGTCGCAGTACTACGTCGGCAGCGAACGCGCGATGCTGCTGCCCAACTGCCTCTTCCgcatgggcgccgccgccacgatcCTGTCCAACTCCCCGGAGCGCGCGCGGTTCAAGCTCGGCCGCATCGTCCGCACCATGACCGCCGCGCGGGACGCCGACTACCGCTGCATCTTccaggaggaggacgacaaAGGCATGCGGGGCGTGCGCCTCTCCAAGGAcctcaccaccaccgccggcggcgcgctcaAGAGGAACATCGTGGCGTTCGGGCCCCTCGTCCTGCCGATCTCGGAGCAGCTCCTGGTGGCGCTGTCCCTCCTGAAGCGGAAGCTCCTGAGCCGGCTCGGCAGCAAGGTGAGGCTGTACCGCCCGGACTTCCGGACGGCGTTCGAGCACTTCTGCATCCACGCCGGCGGTCGCGCGGTGATCGACGAGGTGCAGCGCGGCCTCGGCCTGTCCGACGAGGACGTGGAGGCGTCGCGGATGACGCTGCACCGGTTCGGGAACACGTCGAGCAGCCTGGTGATGTACGAGCTGGCGTACACCGAGGCCAAGGGCCGGATGAGGAAGGGCGACCGGGTGTGGATGATCTCCTTCGGCGCCGGCTTCGAGTGCAGCTGCGTGGCGTTGGAGTGCgtcaggacggcggcggccgccgacggGCCGTGGGTGGACTGCATCCACCGCTACCCGGTGCAGCTCCCCGACGTCGCCAAGGACATCTGA